The DNA region atttaatatttatttattttcttgatttctttttcttttctttttttttttttttttgagtagtggggattgaactcaggggcacttggccactgagccgcgtcccagctctattttgtattttatttagagacagggtccacAATGTTGCTTAGCGTCTCTCTTTTGCTGAATCTGAGGTCTAACTGGCTTTGTCTGCTCAGGAATTCTTTGAGCCTggtttcttctttaatttatttaacattaaaaagacATTTGCTCAAGggattcaataaaaattttcagtaattttttgGCTTTATTAAGAATGTTTGTAAATAAAAGTGgcattttttctttccacatttttaattaGTGATTTATAGTTTACATGATGATGGGATTTATTATTAGGTATTCACACACGCACATCATATAACAGCACAGTGTGGCCAATACCACTCCCCAGCACTTGCCCCCACGCCCCTCCTCCCAGCCTGTGATCCCTTTCCTgttttactgatctccctttgattttcattagAACCCCCACCCgcacatcttttttttctgtttctctctagcGTCCAcgtatttcacttaacaaaacaGTCTCAAGTTCCCCCCATTTcccacaaatgacataattcgATTTTTCTTTATGATCGACTGAATAAAGATCCATTGTGTCTGTGTACCCCATTctctttatccgttcatccatTGATGACAAACTAGGCTGGTGTCCTAGtttgggtattgtgaattgtggcaGCTATAAACCTGGCtctgcatgtatcactgtagtatgaagACTTTAATTCTTAAGAATAAATACTGAGATatggctgggtcatatggtggttccatgcttAGTCTTTTGGAGAAACGTCACACTGATTTCCACATTGGTTGTACTAACTTACAATCCCAATAATAGTGTAAAACTGTTCCTAAAGGTGGCGTTTTTGAGATGTTGTGCTGCTTGTTGATGAAGAATCCTACTTCTGGTTACAAATCTGCTCTGTTGCTTTGAttcagagtgttttttttttttttttgatatgtttttgcatGTCAGAGCCAATGTCGATTTGTGAAAAGGCAAAAGATTATTGTTATGAAAGTAGTTATTATTAGTTACAACAACAACACTGTTATGAAATTGGTTACAAACTTGCAGACCTCTTGGGGCTACCACTGGATGAGCATTGCTTTCctctgggtactggggattgaacccaggggtgctctgagctacactcccaaccttttttattttttcatttgagacagggtctggctaagttgccctaGCTGGCCTgggcttatgatcctcctgcctcagcctcctgagtggctgttTTGCCAGTGTCCCCGGCTGGATGATCACATTCAACACACAGGTGTCTGGTAGAGATTAGAGCTCCAAGAAGGGTTTCCAGTGGCAGCTGAAAGAGTTGAGTAGAATTGCCTTTGGGGGCCACTGCTCTGTCTGCAACGTGGAAACTGCAGCCAAGGGTTCAAGTGGAGCTGAGAAGAGTGAGTACAGAATATGATAAACAGTTCTGCAAAAAGCAGAAGGGGGGAATCATAGAAGTTTGGTTTggtctacctttttttttttttttaaatttcttttagttgtagttggtactatttatttatttatttttatgcggtgctgaggattgaacccagtacctcacacatgcaaggcaagtgctctaccactgagctacagtcccaaaCCCTTGGTCTACCTTTAATACCCTTGTTTCCATTTCCTTGCACAAGTGAACCCCTATCGACGTCTCAAGTCCCTGGTTAATTGTAACTGTCAAATAGAATCTCAGAAGCCTGGTCTACTGTTGATCCTTTTTAAGCTCCTACTCATTCCATCCCTTCATCAGATATTTATCGAGCATCTAGGATGTGCTGAAAACGACTGTAGGGGCTGGTAATACAATAATCTATGCCACAGAATGTACAAGTCCCTGTCATCATGGGGCTTacatttaaataatgataaaatgagatttcattcttgcccttttttttgggggggtactagggattgaactcaggggcgctcaaccactgagccatatccccagccctattttgaattttatttggagatagggtctcactgagttgcttagcacctcgactttttgctgcggctggctttgaacttgagatcctcctgcctcagcctcccaagctgctgggattacaggtacgtgCTGCTGTACCCAGCTTCATTCTTGTCCTTTTCTTGAATGAAGCACACAAGGATCCTCATGGCTGCGGCTGAGGGCTCTGTGAAGATCAGAAATCACGATCTCAGATGTCATTAATTTGTGGTTGTGCAATTTCCACAGTTATGCTCATTAGCCTGGGTTTGGGGAGAAGGTACTTAAAAGGATCTGGGGTTGGACATTTTTGCACAGGTGAGTGCAGAAGAATAACGCTGCGTGGGAGTGAGGATGTTGGCGAGGGAGCACTTGAGATGGACCATGGAGTTGAGGCTGATGAAGAAGAGTGAGGAAGGAAGTCTGATTGACACATGGAATGTATTTGGGTGGAGGGAGTTTAGGTCTTGATGAATCCAGAGAGGGCGTTTCCATAAGAAAAAGCAAGGGAGGATTCATTTAaggcagagaaaagagagaaaattcgggctggggttgtggctcagtggtagagcgctcgcctagcatgcaagaggcactgggtttgatctccagcaccacataaacaaaataaatatattgtgtccacctacaacttataTATTTGAGAGAAAATTAGATAAAGAGATTTGGGTTGTGCAGGATTTGGTTCTGgttaccttcctttttttttttttttttttttttggtactagggatgtttacccactgagccacattcccagtccttttttattttttattttaaaacagaccctcaccaagttgctgaagctggctttgaacttgccatcctcctgcctcagcctcccagactgctgggattacaggtgtgcctgaCCGCACTGCCCCGCCCAGTGGGTGACATCGTGTCCAAAGTGTATGTCTTCAGTGTGGTAACTTGAGTGGAGGTGAGCGGCACCCAGGCTGCTTGTCCACAGGATGTCCCCTCCCCTCGCTGGACTCTAGCCACCTTGTCTTCCTCCTTCTTGCCCTCCCTTTCTCCTGTCCCTGTTGTCAGAGTCTTCGCAGGGCCACTGTCCCCTGAAACAAGCCAAGCAACAAAGGAGTTGTCCTTGCAAAGGGAGATGAAGGGACAAGGTCGGAGACGGCCCTTTGCCTGGGTCACGTGACTGGAGGCACGCTCAGTGACCAAGGCGGCCCATGGGGGAGGGGCTCTTTAGGGAGCGACTAACCAGCCACCTGCTGGGCAGAGAGGCCTCGAACTCCTTGTACCTGTGACTTTCTCTCCTTGTCCTACGCATGGGGTCTCTCCCCAGGCACAGCATGATCTGCAACCACTCACTCCAGACACTTCTGCCATGGTCCAGAGAACAAAGCCTTGGAGAGACTCCCCTTGTCCTCAGAGCCAGGAGAGGGCAGCCCACCTTATGCCTGATGCTGATAATGTGCCTAGGTGGTGGCGAGGTGGGACAAACAGTATGCTCCTGCAACACCCAGAAGAGAAAACTGTGCATCCTCGTCAGAAACAAGAGAAGTTAATCTATAAACCAGGTAACAGCATAAATAGGAACACAAGTAAGGCTTCTATTTGTTTTGGAGCAATAAACAATAAACGTTGGCTCTGCTGTAGCAAATACAGAGGAAACCTTCCACTCTGGTGCAATACCAAATACATGACAGCTTAATTTGTAACCCAGATCAGTTGGAGTCCTAGTTAACTAGCTGCACAATTTCTTGTTCATCTAGATTTTTGAATCACTCTGATACAGATGCCTCTTCTTGTTGGCTGCTTAGATATACTCACAGAaatctttatgttttctttcctctttccccccctctttttggtactggggattgaactcagggatgctataccactcgaccactgagccacacccccagccctattttgttttttatttagagtcagggtctcactgagttgcttagtgcttcacttttgctgaggctggctttgaactcgtgatcctcctgcctcagcctcgggagctcttgggattacaggtgtgccccaccgcACTGCCTGgcttgtgttttctttcctgatgACTGGCATTTGTGCACCAACAAAAGAGCTTTTCCCCACGGAAATATTCCATTACTGTAATATTGTTTGCCTATTTTGTGCTAGGTGATTtgtcccttatttatttttagatattctttatatattttggttattAATCCTTTTATGGTAGATAATGCATATAGATAATgcatatacaaattttattttactctgatattgtctatttttttttttgttactaaaaattgaatccagggcctggtgggtactaggcaagcacttcaccattgGGTtacattccttttaaaaaaataattattttgaaacaggatcttgtgAAGTTGttcaggatggccttgaacttgtgatcttcctgcctcagcctcccaagtagctgagatgacaggtgtgcaccactgcacctggcctctcTGATTATCTTTTAGTCTTATACTAGCTTATAccttttctttcctgtattttattatgaagatgttatgaattttatttagtcAAATCTGtcacttttataattttaaataattctcttCCTCCTTACTATTAATGTTATTTCCTTtgaggttatatatatatatatatatatatatatatatatatatatatatatatatatgtgtgtgtgtgtgtgtgtgtgtgtgtgtgtgtgtgttggatgaatctttatttatatgtggtgctgagaactgaacctagtgcctcacacatgctaggcaagtgctctaccactgagccacaactccagccccaagattCTTTATTCTTATTGAAGTTCTTCTCTTTAATGTCTATTTTCCTGGAAATTTTGGTTGACATGTAGTTAGTTGGGCATGAGGGTGGATTAACAGGGACAGCAGATGTGGCTTCTTCTGCATTGGTATAAGTTTGCTTTTATcaacaggtttttttgtttgtttttagttagaGGGATGAGTATTGGGTTTGTGTGCGCATGAATGTGTATGTATTCAGAGAGTGTCAATAGGCACACTTCATTTTAAACCGAATGGGTGAAAAGCAAGCAGAatcactttgtttttattttatctgctATCCCATTATCAAGATGAACTGCTCTGGGGCAGCATATTTAGAAGACTAAAATGTTAACACAGAAGAGAAAAGATTGTGGGTggtttctattttctccttttttgataATTGTGTGTCTGATTTTTCTAGCATGAAACGGTAGCTCCCCTTCCAAAAAAGAACACCGAAAGAATCATGCCAGAACTCACCTGGCCTTTGGACAAAGGAATGAATAATCTCATTTCTTACCTGGACCATCCTGTCTAGCACTTTGGAAAGATAGCATCTTAAGTAGAAGCCAGAGACTATTTCTCAGAAGTGGGACactcttaaattctttttataagtAAAGTATTAAAAGCAATTAGTACTATTATAAATCCCCGTGGGAGGTAGAAAAGGAATAAATGGTAATAAATAATAACTATGGGTAAAAAAGCAGCATTTCTCCATCTTTCCCAGCTGACTCCAGAACAACTCTATTGCTTAGCCACGAAGAGTTTTGAAAAGGAGCCTGTGGGCTTGATGTGCCTCCTCAAGATGGCACAGAGCCTCTCTGACATTCGTATTGACACAGAGGAATACGTTAAAGCAGGCAATCGATTTTACTTCCAAGATGTAATCATGTCATctttagaaaattagaaatatccATGATCCCGGCACGGGCTGCTTCCCGGGAGACGAGGACAGCATAAAGGAGCCGGGGGGCCTGGCGGAGCACATGGCCAGTGCATTTTGCAATGAAGACAGCATCTTGTATTTGAGCATTTTGTCTTCAGTCTCCCAAAGACTGCCCCGAGGCAGGCAGCTGGAGTGGTGGCTTAGCGCAGTGGCTAAGGTATCAACTGGAGATTCTGAAGTCCTCTGGTGACCAGGGTGGAGCAGTTGCAGTTCCTGCTGCGTGGAATTCAATCTTGAGGGAGGAAGAGTGGGCTTGAGGGGACAGAACATTCTGTGCCTGTGAGCTCCATATTTGGAGACGTAGGTGGGGTGGACCTGGATTTCCTATCTGTCCATGTGGATTAAAATCAGAGCTCAGCCTGCTGATAGCACTCAGAGCTCTGGCTCCTCCAAGAGAAGTGCGACACGGACCACTGGACCAGGCAGGGCGCTGCGTCTTTCTTCTGGGGCTATCTGTAAACATGAAGCGGTTTCTGGTTCTCATTGTTCTGCTCTGTGAATTACTCAAAGGTAACTTGTCCAGACATGCCAGAAAGTGGTAGGAGACATGACCGTGAAAGCGTGGGGACAGGACCTATCAGACGGTTGATATCTGATCGATGTCATCAAAAGTTCCCATTCTCCTGGGTGCCTGACCGAGTTTGTGCCTTAGGACAGAGCAACCAGGGAGGTGAGAGGAGGTCAGGGAACCCATCACCTAGAATTATCTTTACAATGTCGAGCATAGTTTTCACCCAGGAACCTGGCCATGCACTTTGCCTCTCAAATTCTTTTTCCGTTTATGCCATGACCTTAATAGGAACAGCACACAGTTCAAATTAAGTCAACATGAGGCTAAAATATGTCTTTTGCCTTGACAAGCCTACATATTGAGTAAATCATTCCCTTTgaatctcaattttctcatctgccaAGTGAGTGAGTGTGATTGTAGTGACTctatatctattttctttcttttttctttttcttttctttttttcctttttctttttttgtaccaggaattgaacccaggggcgcttaaccactgtcaatgctttttattttttattttgagatagggtattgccaagttgcggaggctggctgtgaactttcaatcctcctgcctcggcctcccaagttgctgggattacaggcgtgcaccactgcgcctggctagtGATTCCATTTCGTGTGGGGATGACATGAGTTTACAAATGTGAAACATGGAGTTCACATCAGGAGCCCTGATAGTGACAGGTCCCTTCTCTAGTGCCAGAAAGAAGGCAGGCTGTCTCTTTGTGGCCCTCAAAACCTACCTCTCTAATCCTCAAGATGTTCCCTGATTATGAAGCTTAGGGTAGGGAGATTGCATGTCCATTCTCTACATTTATTCTATGGCCTCGTCCACATTTTGTGTAGGGAGGCAAATAAGGGTTAgaagcaagggctggggatgtggctcaagcggtagcatgctcgcctggcatgcgtgcggcccgggttccatcctcagcaccacatacaaacaaggatgttgtgtccgacaaaaactaaaaaataaatattaaaattcttaaaaaaaaggattagAAGCAAGAGATTTAGGACCATCAACACATTATTCTGAACAGGTGAACATTTGGATCTCTAAGGGAGACAGATGTTTATGGagttgagtttaatccctggacAGCAAATTTACCTGAGATCAAGAGGAGtgtggagaggaagagggagcagGAGTCGGGCTCTAGAGAAGTCCTACGTTCTGGATGGTGGGTGAATTCTCACTAGTATGAGACCTGTGAGCTCTTGACCAAGGGAGATTTCTGCTGTCCACATGAGTGAGTGTGACACGCAGCCACACAGGCACCTTAGAAACTGTTGCCTgggatgttcttttttttcccctaatcaattttttttaagttgttgatggacctttattttattgatttatttacatgcagtgccgagaatcgaacccagcgcctcacctgctaggcaagcactctaccactgagccccggccccagcccagtggtgttcttttaaaagttgatttgGCTCTGAATTGTGCCTTTGATGGCAAGTGCATGCTCTCTGGGGACAGGGGACTGAGGTGAGCTTGAGGGAATGTGCACTTGGAGCATGGAGCAGAGACGGAGCCCCGCCAGGCCCTAGCGGTGGGATGTAGCGGTGGCTGCGGTGGGCACACACGTGCTGGTGTTCTCAGAGCCACCTGGGCAGTGGCCAGGAGGCTGGGTTTTGAATGTCCTCAACTTGGGATGCTTTATTCCAAGCTCTTGAGTTCTCTCTTATCAACCTAAGGTTCGCTTTGGGATCACAGGGGGCCATGACTGGGGAGCAACCCCAGGAgcctcctgccttccctcagAAACTAACCTTGGCGTGACGTTGCTTCCTAGGTGCAGACGCCGTGCGGCCCAAAAAATGCTTTAGTAATGTGACAGGCTTCTGCAGGAAGAGATGCAAATTAGGGGAAACTTCTGACAAGGGATGTCTCCGTGGGAAATTCTGTTGTGTTAACCTAGAGGAAAACAAGAAGTACAAGAAAGCCCCGGAAGTTCCAGATGAACATTTTACGCAGAATGAGAAGGACAAGGTGGAGGAGGTGGTCATCCTGCCCACGGTCACACTCATCACCATCATCTTGTAGACTGACCCTCGCTTCCTTGGTCTCCACTCATCCCGAATCAGAAGTGCCATCCAACCCAGCAGGCGACTGCCAGAGACTGCTCTGTTTCTTGATTCTCCATGTAATAAAGTCCCGTGCTTTGGCTTCCATGTATTTATTGAGGCACATGCTCAGATTTTGAACACCTTGGGCATGAATAGCTGCTGTGTTCAAGGTGGTACACTCGTGAAGTGGGGGATACGAAGATTAGCTGAGTGATGGGGAAGTGAACATGACACTTTCTATGCAAGACAACAGTTCATAGAATTTCAGGTATTTCTCCTGTTTTCTCAAAAATTCAATTTCATACATAGATTTAAGTTCTAAATTccccaaatgtgtgtgtgtgtgtgtgtgtgtgtgtgtctgtgtgtgtctgtgtgggagGGAGTAGTGTATGAATGAATACAAAGTATTTGGCTAACAACCAAAAATTCATTAGAGGGAAGAACAATATTTGAACATTTCCATAACATTTATTGGGGGAGATCTGATAAGCAGTGAAAACAGCTAGTGataatttccatatatcatatgaAACTCATTTAATATACATCCTCTGTCTCCTTTTTCAGGAGCAATTTGGGGAACATCTAGTTGACCTAATTTTTAGACAAATACTGTTAAGACTTTGCAAGTGTTGCATATTCTGCTTGTTCCCATAGGGTGAAATTGAAAGTTGTGTAAATGAGGGGTCATATATAAGAAGCACCTCACTAACTAGGTAAGATTGCAATAGCCAggttggtggcacatgcccatcatcccagcggctcaagaagctgaggcaggaggatcacgagttcaaagccagcctcagcaatagcgagatgctaagcaactcagtgagaccctgtctctaaagaaactacaatatagggctgaggatgtggctcagtggtgagtgcccctgagctcaatccctggtaccaaaaaaaaaaaaaaaaaaaaaaaaaagattgcagtAAATCAGAAACTTCTGTAGTGCCATCTATGGCGGTTTCTTTGTTGAAAACATCGGTCATAAATAACTTATGCGCTACCAATTCCTCATATGGGATAAAGAAATCCACAGACCCTGTTCTTCCATGAGTAGCTCACCATCTGGTTTCAATGGGaagacagaaagacaaatatatagATGGATGTCAAAGTTTCAAGAATAGACAGACTCCTTCCGGTAGCCATGGGTTTTGAGAATTCTGGAGAAGTACATAAGAAACAAGGACTGAACTTGATGGcagaattttggaaattttcttggGCAATTTCAGCACCATGGAAGCTACTGTGTGATTATGTTCAACCTAACTTGGAGAAGGTTTTAAAAGGAAGGTTCACATAATGTCCTGTAgggtaatgttttctttttcagtgttccaCCACAGTGTCACAggagcattgctttttttttggggggggggttccaTTTCATCTTCATGACACTGAGGGGGCTGGTCTATTGTCTTTAATCTGCACGAGCCACCAATACATTAGACACAAGAATCCATTGGCTGAGTTAGTGTCAGACCAACCAGGGAAGTGCCTCTCATCCAACAGATCGATTAAACCTTGAgtgttttaacaaatatttttctttttagttgtagatggatacaatacctttattttgtttatttatttttatgtgatgctgaggatcaaacccagtgcctcacaagtgggcaagcgctctaccactgagccacaatcccagcccttattctttatttttgatccatgtgtaataattgtacatattatagGGTGTGTCAACACATATGTATTATAAACTGGTCAAattagggtaattagcatttcatCTCCTTATCATTCCTTTATATCTGTAAACTCTGAGCTCTTCTCTTTGTTCTTTGCAAAATATATGACAGGTGATTGGGAACTATATTCACCCCGCTGTGAATATACACTAGAATTTATTCCTTCTGTCCAACTGTCTTTTGGTTTGCATGACCCAATCTCCCTCCAACTTCTCCCCCACTTCTCAACATCTAGTAATCACTATTATATGTTCAAATCAACATTCTTTTTAGCTTCCACCTATAAGAGGTAATATGCAGTACTTGTCTttgtgtgtctggcttatttctttctttttttttaaagtctcaagccttaggttttttttttttttttttagagagagagagagagagagagagagagagagagagagagagagagagagagagagagagagagagagggagagaattttaatatttattttttagttctcggcggacacaacatctttgttggtatgtggtgctgaggatcgaacctgggccgcacgcat from Ictidomys tridecemlineatus isolate mIctTri1 chromosome 5, mIctTri1.hap1, whole genome shotgun sequence includes:
- the Defb128 gene encoding beta-defensin 128; translated protein: MVQRTKPWRDSPCPQSQERAAHLMPDADNVPRWWRGGTNSMLLQHPEEKTVHPRQKQEKLIYKPGADAVRPKKCFSNVTGFCRKRCKLGETSDKGCLRGKFCCVNLEENKKYKKAPEVPDEHFTQNEKDKVEEVVILPTVTLITIIL